In Coccidioides posadasii str. Silveira chromosome 4, complete sequence, one genomic interval encodes:
- a CDS encoding uncharacterized protein (EggNog:ENOG410PJJR~COG:O~BUSCO:3631at33183) — MREVNFSIPSVNKAAVSITTTLYDRRALDCTSTLPLINSLNHLAYLTTSSARIRDILTVDGGIERLVCILKEGRSKDLMEMWKWNLAFQCIVNIGVRGSENVRTRVVEADMVPVIATILDNYIQVVDKIRSATDAEPQRNSAKAHKAQPRPREQVIRTSLDRSAASISEHRTTRRQAPPPSIEIPHPFSQDARQPDVGAMEITPSPQMVLTSPPERTSFSRETHSHRTLQPGGHRHRIIQPLATAVPSMDTTDGFGLRPVRDADRLPSQVPGLQNGLTSQPDSPTTPHTAVEAQSIPQFTPRARRRPSVRQQRSTSGESDDGNTEDVVMGDDSAEPNVTESIVGLQAGMEIESVTDQDAIMNDGTDSHGIALPNPSEQADAETFNITHRSVPDGSLMNPAAQQANGAITLSPTRTAVATATPAANQIPYPYYLRDRTVPNAVLAAMPRDEDVLMALQLLAYVSKYCSLRSYFQNTHLVPKLKIGKDIHLVDDPSGLLVPPTEPAEETEEYLLPDDFNIFPLVEKFTVRHHTKEMQYWACVVMRNLCRKDDSRGGIRQCAYYKCGKWEEFQRQFAKCRRCRRTKYCSKECQKNAWVYHRHWCHSSP; from the coding sequence ATGCGGGAAGTCAACTTTAGTATCCCGAGCGTCAATAAGGCGGCTGTTAGCATCACCACAACTCTATATGATCGACGTGCACTCGACTGCACGTCAACGCTTCCGCTTATAAACTCTTTGAACCATCTAGCATATCTCACGACATCTTCCGCTCGTATTCGAGATATCCTCACTGTTGATGGAGGGATCGAGCGTTTAGTTTGTATCCTCAAAGAGGGACGCAGCAAAGATTTGATGGAAATGTGGAAGTGGAATCTTGCCTTTCAGTGTATCGTGAATATCGGTGTACGAGGCTCCGAGAATGTGCGAACAAGAGTTGTGGAGGCTGATATGGTCCCGGTGATTGCGACTATTCTCGACAACTATATCCAAGTTGTCGATAAGATACGAAGCGCGACCGACGCAGAACCCCAACGGAATTCTGCTAAAGCCCACAAAGCTCAACCCCGTCCCCGGGAACAAGTCATCCGCACGTCCTTGGACCGCTCAGCGGCTTCCATTTCAGAACATCGCACGACTCGGCGGCAAGCACCCCCACCATCAATAGAAATACCTCATCCGTTTTCCCAAGACGCCCGTCAACCCGACGTGGGTGCCATGGAAATCACTCCTTCTCCGCAAATGGTTCTAACGTCTCCTCCGGAGCGAACCAGCTTCTCTCGTGAAACACATTCACACCGCACGCTTCAACCGGGTGGTCATCGCCACAGGATCATACAGCCTCTTGCAACGGCTGTTCCATCTATGGATACTACCGATGGCTTTGGGTTACGGCCGGTTCGCGATGCAGACCGATTGCCGTCACAGGTGCCCGGTTTACAAAACGGGCTTACCTCTCAACCGGACTCCCCGACCACTCCTCACACCGCTGTTGAAGCACAGTCAATCCCACAATTCACCCCAAGAGCAAGACGGCGCCCCTCCGTTCGTCAACAGCGTTCAACATCTGGCGAATCTGACGATGGAAATACTGAAGATGTTGTTATGGGTGATGACTCTGCTGAGCCAAATGTTACTGAATCAATCGTCGGACTTCAAGCTGGGATGGAAATCGAAAGTGTCACGGACCAGGATGCTATCATGAATGATGGCACAGACTCTCACGGAATTGCGCTTCCGAATCCTTCGGAACAAGCTGATGCGGAGACATTTAATATCACACACCGATCCGTCCCTGACGGCAGCCTGATGAATCCGGCAGCACAACAAGCGAACGGTGCGATCACCCTTTCTCCTACCCGTACAGCCGTCGCTACGGCGACACCAGCGGCCAATCAAATACCATATCCTTATTACCTTCGTGACCGCACTGTGCCAAACGCCGTTTTAGCGGCGATGCCTCGGGATGAGGATGTGCTTATGGCACTCCAACTTTTAGCCTATGTTTCCAAATACTGTAGCTTGCGGTCGTATTTCCAGAATACGCATCTTGTCCCTAAATTAAAGATCGGAAAGGATATCCACCTCGTGGACGACCCTAGCGGCTTATTGGTGCCGCCGACAGAACCCGCTGAGGAAACAGAGGAGTATTTGTTGCCTGACGATTTCAACATTTTTCCTCTTGTTGAGAAATTTACTGTCCGACATCACACCAAGGAAATGCAATACTGGGCTTGCGTGGTGATGAGAAACCTTTGCAGAAAAGATGATTCACGTGGTGGCATCCGGCAGTGTGCTTATTATAAATGTGGGAAATGGGAGGAATTCCAAAGGCAGTTTGCCAAGTGCCGTCGCTGCCGGCGGACAAAGTACTGCAGCAAGGAATGCCAGAAGAACGCCTGGGTCTACCATCGGCACTGGTGCCACAGCTCACCCTAA
- a CDS encoding uncharacterized protein (EggNog:ENOG410PIPM~COG:Q): MANPSRYSPLTKLPIRLPIIDISSTRPETGKAMIDAATKYGFLYVDSVTSDFSDEDVESAFAMARKFFASPHEEKVQAKIGSNNRGWTGMHVETLDPNHQKRGDFKEAFNFGEFKNDKAQQPLPSSLVPHEAEISRFMNLCRKTCDRILTLLALGLGIPSDWFTTRHDSSKGPSGVTFRFLYYPSIQSPSTSTFQQNIDVRAGAHSDYGSITLLFQRDGQPGLEIQTPTGEWAPVPIRPQQESTTTSFPPILVNIGDLLSYWTNGLLKSTVHRVVFPVEQQSGSSPGDDRYSMAYFCHPLDDTELVPVPSKLVEQHRDAIAGDGPNADKIMTARDHLASRLAATYGGNPNEYK; encoded by the exons ATGGCAAACCCTTCTCGGTACTCTCCATTGACGAAGCTTCCCATTCGACTCCCCATTATTGATATTTCGAGCACCCGCCCGGAAACGGGCAAAGCGATGATAGATGCAGCCACCAAATATGGATTTCTATATGTTGATAGTGTGACCAGTGACTTTTCAGATGAGGATGTGGAATCGGCTTTTGCAATG GCGCGAAAATTTTTTGCATCTCCACATGAAGAAAAAGTGCAAGCTAAAATCGGATCAAAT AATAGGGGCTGGACAGGTATGCACGTTGAGACTTTAGATCCGAATCATCAAAAG AGAGGTGATTTTAAGGA AGCATTCAACTTCGGCGAATTCAAGAATGATAAAGCGCAGCAACCTCTCCCTTCCTCCCTCGTTCCTCATGAAGCGGAGATATCTCGCTTCATGAACCTATGCAGAAAGACATGTGACCGTATTCTCACCCTCCTTGCGTTGGGATTAGGA ATCCCATCGGATTGGTTCACCACACGACACGATTCCTCCAAAGGTCCCTCGGGTGTGACATTCCGCTTCCTCTACTACCCATCCATCCAATCCCCTTCGACCTCCACATTCCAGCAAAACATTGACGTCCGCGCCGGGGCCCACAGCGACTACGGAAGCATCACCCTCCTCTTCCAACGCGACGGACAGCCCGGCCTCGAAATCCAAACTCCAACGGGGGAATGGGCACCTGTTCCCATCCGACCCCAGCAGGAGTCCACGACGACAAGCTTCCCGCCGATTCTGGTCAACATCGGCGACTTGCTCAGCTACTGGACGAACGGGCTGTTGAAGTCCACCGTTCATCGAGTTGTGTTTCCAGTGGAACAGCAATCAGGTTCTTCTCCCGGCGATGATAGATATAGCATGGCGTATTTCTGCCATCCGCTGGACGATACGGAACTTGTTCCCGTGCCTAGCAAGCTAGTTGAGCAGCATAGAGATGCAATTGCCGGCGACGGGCCCAACGCCGATAAAATTATGACGGCTCGCGACCATCTTGCAAGTAGACTAGCGGCAACGTATGGTGGCAATCCAAATGAGTATAAGTAA